Below is a genomic region from Leucobacter exalbidus.
CCGAGAACGATGCCTTGCCAACAATGAAGTGCACGTTAGCGTGCTTGTCGACGCGGAACTCGATCTTGCCGCCCTTGATGTCCTTGACAGCCTTAGCGGTGTCAGGGGTAACGGTGCCGGTCTTCGGGTTCGGCATGAGACCACGGGGGCCCAGTACCTTACCGAGACGGCCAACCTTGCCCATGAGCTCGGGGGTCGATACAGCTGAATCGAAGTTCGTGTAGCCAGCAGCTACCTTCTCGATCAGCTCGTCGCCACCAACCTCGTCAGCGCCAGCAGCGATTGCAGCTTCAGCTGCAGCGCCAACCGCGAACACGATAACGCGTGCGGTCTTGCCGGTGCCGTGGGGCAGGTTGACGGTGCCGCGCACCATCTGGTCTGCCTTGCGGGGATCCACACCAA
It encodes:
- the rplA gene encoding 50S ribosomal protein L1, producing MAQKSKAYRAAAEKIQADKFYTPAEAVALAKETGSAKTDSTVEVAVKLGVDPRKADQMVRGTVNLPHGTGKTARVIVFAVGAAAEAAIAAGADEVGGDELIEKVAAGYTNFDSAVSTPELMGKVGRLGKVLGPRGLMPNPKTGTVTPDTAKAVKDIKGGKIEFRVDKHANVHFIVGKASFSAEQLDENISSVLDEISRLKPSSSKGKYVLKGAVSTTFGPSIQLDVSGL